The following coding sequences are from one Shewanella eurypsychrophilus window:
- a CDS encoding TIGR03503 family protein, which translates to MSFKSLLPTKLAFVALVFGLSVSFCTLFSAVVHANTVASSEASVLKNRFRIDHMVDSLTLFVQRQYGSAPVVIVLPDGSKWYANRHPEEVQWVDGISGDIITIQNPLPGPWQLIGRVVEGSKIQKISKLGIEVELFPQPLFQGERLKVTAQLLGDEQRLRMPGLDYLVEWTARFVSEHLPGDENFAAGTLVVGSYKDYGEDLDERPDDGIFTGKINLNQPWGHYNLEVKVQNSVFTRESSQKFFLSAPPIEIDIIEPEDPLKDRWKLFVNVNSDAVKLSETHLDLELVGPAGLQLPVTLSGFETTQSEILLPEVSDFGSYRIKGMAATTSHNGREIVLSLPERFFNLIEPPKPPPTAEELAARAAKKAAIAEEKAKDDAIFWIITVNLTLLILGSLALLIWRKRRNLKEALAATQQRLDEQKKAKELGPALDEIDLTMPEDILEDEKAG; encoded by the coding sequence ATGAGCTTTAAATCTCTGTTGCCGACCAAACTTGCTTTCGTCGCTCTAGTCTTTGGCTTGAGTGTTAGTTTCTGCACTCTTTTTTCCGCGGTTGTTCATGCCAATACTGTGGCTTCAAGTGAGGCAAGTGTTTTAAAAAATCGCTTTAGAATCGATCACATGGTCGACAGTCTAACGCTATTTGTTCAACGTCAATACGGTAGTGCGCCTGTGGTTATCGTATTACCTGATGGGAGTAAGTGGTACGCCAATCGACATCCCGAAGAGGTGCAATGGGTTGATGGCATAAGTGGTGATATCATTACGATACAGAATCCTTTACCCGGTCCTTGGCAGTTAATCGGCCGAGTCGTTGAAGGTTCAAAGATTCAAAAAATCTCCAAACTAGGGATCGAGGTAGAGCTATTCCCACAACCTTTGTTCCAAGGAGAGCGCCTTAAAGTGACTGCGCAACTGCTTGGTGATGAGCAGCGTTTAAGAATGCCAGGACTCGATTACCTGGTGGAATGGACGGCAAGATTTGTCAGTGAACATCTACCAGGTGATGAAAACTTTGCAGCTGGGACCTTGGTGGTTGGTTCATATAAAGATTACGGCGAAGATCTAGATGAACGCCCTGATGATGGTATTTTCACTGGGAAAATAAATTTAAACCAACCTTGGGGTCATTACAATCTCGAAGTTAAAGTTCAAAATAGTGTTTTTACCCGTGAGAGTTCACAAAAGTTTTTTCTTTCAGCCCCTCCCATTGAGATTGACATCATTGAACCGGAAGACCCGTTAAAAGATCGTTGGAAGCTTTTTGTTAATGTGAATAGTGATGCGGTCAAGCTTTCAGAAACCCATTTAGATCTTGAGCTAGTAGGCCCAGCAGGACTACAACTGCCGGTTACTTTGAGTGGATTTGAAACCACTCAAAGTGAAATATTACTTCCTGAAGTGTCTGATTTCGGCAGCTATCGAATTAAAGGAATGGCCGCAACAACAAGCCATAACGGACGAGAAATAGTATTAAGTTTACCGGAGCGCTTCTTTAATTTGATTGAACCTCCCAAGCCCCCACCCACAGCAGAAGAGTTAGCGGCTCGCGCTGCAAAAAAAGCGGCTATTGCCGAGGAAAAAGCGAAAGATGATGCTATTTTTTGGATCATCACCGTGAATTTGACCCTGTTGATTTTAGGCTCTTTAGCGCTGCTTATTTGGCGTAAGAGGCGTAATCTTAAGGAAGCATTAGCAGCGACACAGCAAAGACTTGATGAACAGAAAAAAGCAAAAGAGTTGGGACCAGCACTAGATGAAATCGATTTGACTATGCCTGAAGATATTCTTGAAGATGAAAAGGCAGGTTGA
- a CDS encoding LysR substrate-binding domain-containing protein: MRITLKQLAVFEAVARSGQVARAAEMMNLSAPATSMALSELEKQLDARLFERIGNRLRLNSQGSLLLPLATEALQKVNQIEHLFCSPDAELSGTLNVSASTTIGNYLMAKSAVAFCQQHTSALVDLDIDNTQSVIKSVLEFRSEVGFIEGQCLDSRIKVEAWHKDKLLVFCHPAHPLAGKKVMPDALRGQFWVMREEGSGTRDYFISAANALDMQPVEKFSFSTPDAIKQAVKQGAGLAVLSELTLEKEISRKELAVIEVEGLTLSRQFYRIHHKSRNFTPLCEAYIHFCEKFHNLTA, encoded by the coding sequence ATGCGAATAACATTAAAACAACTTGCTGTATTTGAAGCCGTGGCCCGTAGTGGCCAGGTTGCCAGGGCTGCTGAGATGATGAACCTATCAGCTCCAGCCACATCTATGGCTCTCTCAGAATTAGAAAAGCAACTCGATGCAAGATTATTTGAACGTATTGGCAACCGGCTCAGACTGAACTCTCAAGGCAGTTTACTCTTGCCATTAGCTACCGAGGCATTACAGAAGGTGAACCAAATTGAGCATCTTTTTTGCTCACCGGATGCAGAGCTCAGTGGCACGCTCAACGTGAGTGCAAGCACGACGATTGGTAATTATCTTATGGCTAAAAGTGCTGTCGCATTTTGCCAGCAGCACACGAGTGCACTGGTTGATCTCGATATTGATAATACTCAATCTGTTATTAAGTCCGTATTAGAGTTCAGAAGTGAAGTGGGTTTTATCGAAGGCCAATGTCTTGATAGTCGAATCAAAGTAGAAGCGTGGCACAAGGATAAATTACTTGTTTTTTGTCATCCAGCCCATCCTCTAGCAGGGAAAAAAGTAATGCCCGATGCATTACGCGGACAGTTTTGGGTCATGCGAGAAGAAGGGTCGGGTACCAGAGATTATTTTATTAGTGCAGCGAACGCTCTCGATATGCAACCCGTTGAAAAGTTCAGTTTCAGTACACCTGATGCGATAAAACAAGCCGTTAAGCAAGGAGCCGGTCTTGCTGTATTATCTGAGTTAACCTTAGAGAAAGAGATTAGTCGCAAGGAGTTAGCAGTCATTGAAGTGGAAGGCCTTACGCTATCGAGGCAGTTTTATCGAATACATCACAAGAGCCGAAACTTTACACCTCTTTGTGAAGCCTATATTCATTTTTGCGAAAAGTTCCATAATTTAACGGCATAG
- the gloB gene encoding hydroxyacylglutathione hydrolase, with translation MTANETKKLTITAIPAFNDNYIWAISQENSRSIYVVDPGDSKVVIDYLVSHQLELAGILVTHHHPDHTGGIPALLAHSKHRLEIYGPASENINDLLNPIEKQTEITLDKLGQVVEVIQLPGHTSGHIGYLMAGELFCGDTLFSGGCGRLFEGTAQQMYHSLSLLSLLPADTRVYCAHEYTLANLTFALEVDPTNQKLIQYHHHCQQQRKNHLATIPSSIAIERNINPFLRCNTDTIKASVSQQFKSKTENPVDIFALLRQWKDNF, from the coding sequence ATGACTGCCAATGAGACTAAAAAGCTAACTATCACAGCGATCCCAGCTTTCAATGACAACTATATTTGGGCTATCTCGCAAGAAAATTCTCGTTCGATTTATGTTGTTGACCCGGGTGATAGCAAAGTCGTTATTGATTATCTTGTATCTCATCAACTCGAGTTGGCAGGTATCTTAGTCACTCACCATCATCCAGATCATACTGGCGGGATCCCTGCTTTACTGGCCCACAGCAAACACCGACTCGAAATCTACGGCCCAGCCAGTGAAAACATCAATGATTTACTTAATCCAATAGAGAAACAAACTGAAATTACATTAGACAAATTGGGTCAAGTTGTCGAAGTTATCCAGCTGCCTGGTCACACTTCTGGGCACATAGGCTATTTGATGGCGGGTGAGTTATTTTGTGGTGACACCTTATTTAGCGGAGGATGTGGCAGATTATTCGAAGGCACAGCTCAACAAATGTACCACTCATTATCTTTATTATCTCTGTTGCCTGCTGACACTCGGGTATATTGTGCTCACGAGTACACGTTAGCCAATTTAACGTTCGCGCTTGAAGTTGATCCTACTAACCAAAAACTTATCCAGTATCACCATCATTGTCAGCAGCAACGTAAAAATCACTTAGCTACAATTCCTTCAAGCATAGCGATAGAGCGCAACATCAATCCCTTTCTTCGTTGCAATACTGACACGATTAAAGCCTCAGTAAGCCAACAATTTAAATCTAAAACCGAAAATCCAGTCGACATTTTTGCCCTTCTTAGGCAATGGAAAGACAATTTCTAA
- a CDS encoding LysM peptidoglycan-binding domain-containing protein yields the protein MRKNIIVIAGAIALLSGCQSFDTSVTDKQEPSLEPTVATDMKSSPVTPTVKIDVVEVTDVWQRIRLGITFDVPDQKLVNQYRDWYIKHPQHLERVSERAAPFLYLIVEEIEKRGLPIELALLPIVESAFDPFAYSHGAASGLWQFTSPMARHFGLEMNWWYDGRRDVPAATIAALDMMEYLYKKTDGNWLYAIAAYNTGEGRVINAVKRNKRNGKPTDFWSLSLPTETRRYVPQLIALADVIKNSDKYGTKLFPIANKPNIEVIDVGSQIDLALAAGFAGMTTSDLHKLNPGYNRWATAPKGPHNLVLPVERVAEFKVAMADIDVEDRLNWERYQIKSGDSLGLIAQRYRTTPSALRAVNDIKGNTIIAGRHLLIPVAANDPEQYAHTLEQRVKSKQNISRGSEKIDYTVKSGDSFWKIANAHKIKTAQLARWNNMAPKDTLKIGQKLAIWTGSKSNSSVTRKVNYTVRSGDSLARIASKFKVSINDLVRWNALEKTKYIQPGQKLKLYVDVTNSRV from the coding sequence ATGCGCAAAAATATAATTGTAATTGCAGGGGCTATCGCTCTGCTTTCTGGCTGCCAGTCTTTCGATACATCTGTCACTGACAAACAAGAACCTTCACTCGAGCCGACAGTTGCGACTGATATGAAATCGTCTCCTGTCACGCCAACGGTAAAGATTGACGTCGTTGAGGTCACTGACGTCTGGCAGAGGATCCGCTTAGGAATAACCTTTGATGTTCCAGATCAAAAGTTAGTCAATCAATATCGCGATTGGTATATTAAACACCCCCAACACCTAGAAAGAGTTTCAGAACGTGCGGCCCCATTTCTTTATCTCATCGTTGAAGAAATTGAAAAGCGCGGACTGCCCATCGAGTTGGCTCTACTCCCCATTGTCGAAAGTGCATTCGACCCGTTTGCATACTCCCATGGTGCCGCCTCAGGTCTCTGGCAATTCACTTCCCCTATGGCCAGGCATTTTGGACTAGAGATGAATTGGTGGTATGACGGTCGAAGAGATGTCCCTGCTGCAACCATTGCTGCGCTTGATATGATGGAATATTTATATAAGAAAACAGATGGTAATTGGCTCTATGCCATTGCTGCCTATAACACAGGTGAAGGTCGCGTCATAAATGCTGTAAAACGTAATAAACGCAATGGCAAACCCACAGACTTTTGGTCATTAAGTTTACCGACAGAGACAAGGCGTTATGTCCCGCAACTCATCGCACTTGCTGATGTGATTAAAAATTCAGATAAATATGGTACCAAGCTTTTCCCTATTGCAAATAAGCCGAATATTGAAGTCATCGATGTCGGTAGCCAAATAGACCTTGCACTCGCAGCTGGTTTTGCGGGTATGACAACCTCAGACTTACATAAGCTCAACCCTGGCTATAACCGCTGGGCAACGGCGCCAAAAGGCCCCCACAACTTGGTATTACCAGTTGAACGCGTTGCTGAATTTAAAGTCGCGATGGCAGATATTGACGTGGAAGATAGACTAAATTGGGAGCGCTACCAAATTAAATCAGGTGATAGTTTGGGCCTCATCGCTCAACGCTACCGCACTACGCCATCAGCACTTCGTGCAGTCAATGATATTAAAGGAAACACTATCATCGCAGGGCGTCATCTACTCATCCCCGTCGCAGCAAACGACCCAGAGCAATATGCTCACACCCTAGAACAAAGAGTCAAATCAAAACAAAATATTAGCCGTGGTAGCGAAAAAATTGACTATACCGTTAAATCCGGCGACTCATTTTGGAAAATTGCCAATGCCCATAAGATTAAGACAGCACAACTCGCCCGTTGGAACAATATGGCGCCAAAAGACACCCTTAAAATTGGCCAGAAATTAGCAATTTGGACAGGCAGTAAGAGTAATTCTTCCGTTACCCGAAAGGTGAATTACACGGTGCGCAGCGGAGACTCATTAGCGCGCATAGCTTCAAAGTTTAAAGTCAGCATCAATGACCTAGTTCGTTGGAATGCATTAGAAAAAACAAAATATATTCAGCCAGGCCAAAAGCTAAAGCTCTATGTTGATGTTACTAACAGCAGAGTCTAA
- the dnaQ gene encoding DNA polymerase III subunit epsilon encodes MNLISSAKRQVILDTETTGMNQAAGAIYLGHRIIEIGCVEVINRKLTGRHYHEYINPQQIIDEEAIEVHGITNEYVANKPKFAEISSSFLKFIEGAEVVAHNAPFDISFMDHEFSLLQPKGPKTADICSILDTLDIAKHIHPGQKNNLDALCKRYGIDNSRRTLHGALLDAEILADVYLMMTGGQTKFNLSGEGSDSAGGIKRLLSSRTKLKVIAASADELAKHEERLDLVAKGGQCVWRG; translated from the coding sequence ATGAACCTAATTTCTAGTGCAAAACGCCAAGTAATTCTTGATACAGAAACCACTGGTATGAACCAGGCTGCCGGTGCAATTTATCTCGGTCATAGAATTATTGAAATTGGTTGTGTTGAGGTGATTAACCGTAAGTTGACGGGGCGACATTATCACGAATATATCAACCCGCAACAGATCATTGATGAAGAAGCTATTGAAGTACACGGTATTACCAATGAATATGTCGCTAACAAACCAAAATTTGCTGAGATATCTTCTAGCTTCTTAAAGTTCATTGAGGGTGCTGAAGTCGTTGCGCACAACGCGCCGTTCGATATTAGTTTTATGGATCATGAGTTTTCTCTACTGCAGCCTAAGGGCCCAAAAACTGCCGATATCTGTTCAATTTTAGATACCTTAGATATTGCTAAACATATTCATCCGGGTCAGAAGAATAACCTTGATGCTTTATGTAAGCGCTATGGCATAGATAACTCTCGCCGTACCCTTCACGGTGCATTGTTAGATGCTGAAATTTTAGCCGACGTTTACCTGATGATGACGGGTGGACAAACTAAATTTAATTTATCCGGCGAAGGCAGTGACTCTGCAGGCGGGATCAAACGCTTACTTTCTTCTCGTACTAAACTTAAAGTGATTGCAGCATCGGCCGATGAACTAGCTAAGCATGAAGAAAGATTAGATTTAGTAGCAAAAGGTGGCCAGTGTGTTTGGCGCGGTTAA
- a CDS encoding cation:proton antiporter produces the protein MVEQITAMLGLLGVLSLFCQWLGWKLRLPAILPLLLCGLLLGPGLNILNPDALFGDLLFPIISLGVAVILFEGALTLNFKEIKDHGRMVTHLVTIGTLITWTCIAVATHFLMGFAWEIAMLFGALVVVTGPTVIIPMLRTVKPKSELARILRWEGIVIDPIGALLAVLVFEYIAVAADPTSHVLLALGYMLGVGLGFGTMTGFIVGVIIKRHLLPHYLKNAGVLTIMLGVFVGSNLLQEESGLLTVTVMGVVLANMRGVDIADIIEFKETLTVLLISALFILLAARLDSQAMLNLGWEGLALLAVVMLIARPLSVWTCGIGTTLRRNDKWFLSWVAPRGIVAAAVSSLFAIKLETLGVAGANLIVPLVFLIIIGTVVVQSLTAGPWAKYLGVSAGSSQGLLIFGASLFSRELAKVLKSKNVTVTLADNNWDNIRLARMDNLPVYFGNPTSEHASNFLDLTGIGRLLVMSPYRQLNPLVSFHYQDLLGFKKVYGLNNNDGNSARHQLSEVYLERLCLFGESVSYAKLASLMSKGALIKSTSITDNFTFTDFMTRYGECAIPLIYLQAGKVNIITGASDSLVSGIELISLIPIEAQLLAKELDEALVTQAAEKLP, from the coding sequence ATGGTTGAACAGATCACGGCCATGTTAGGTTTGTTAGGTGTACTCTCACTCTTTTGTCAGTGGCTTGGATGGAAATTACGCTTACCCGCTATCTTACCCTTACTACTTTGTGGATTACTGCTAGGCCCTGGCCTCAATATACTTAATCCGGATGCTCTTTTCGGCGATCTACTATTTCCTATCATCTCACTGGGTGTTGCGGTGATCTTGTTTGAAGGTGCGCTGACGCTGAACTTTAAGGAGATAAAAGATCACGGTCGCATGGTCACTCATTTGGTTACGATTGGGACACTCATTACTTGGACATGTATTGCCGTTGCGACTCATTTTTTAATGGGTTTCGCATGGGAAATAGCAATGTTATTTGGCGCTTTGGTGGTGGTGACTGGTCCAACCGTGATTATACCTATGCTCAGAACTGTTAAACCTAAGTCTGAGCTTGCACGGATTTTGCGTTGGGAAGGCATAGTGATAGACCCCATTGGTGCCTTACTTGCTGTACTGGTATTTGAATATATCGCAGTCGCAGCCGATCCTACTAGCCATGTGTTACTTGCATTAGGCTATATGCTCGGAGTTGGCTTAGGTTTTGGAACCATGACTGGCTTTATCGTGGGAGTGATCATAAAGAGACATTTATTACCCCATTATCTTAAAAATGCGGGTGTGTTGACTATTATGCTGGGGGTATTTGTCGGCTCAAATTTGCTACAAGAGGAGTCAGGTTTGCTGACTGTCACTGTGATGGGGGTTGTTCTTGCTAATATGCGAGGTGTCGATATAGCCGATATCATTGAGTTTAAAGAAACATTAACGGTCTTACTTATTTCTGCGCTATTTATTCTCTTGGCTGCACGGTTAGACTCTCAAGCCATGCTGAATCTTGGCTGGGAAGGCTTAGCGCTGTTAGCTGTGGTGATGTTGATAGCCAGACCTTTGAGTGTTTGGACTTGTGGGATCGGTACGACACTGAGACGAAATGACAAATGGTTTCTGAGTTGGGTAGCCCCTCGGGGGATTGTGGCGGCCGCTGTGTCTTCTTTATTTGCGATTAAACTTGAGACGCTTGGTGTCGCAGGAGCCAATCTTATTGTTCCTTTGGTATTTCTCATCATCATTGGGACTGTCGTCGTGCAGAGCTTGACTGCAGGGCCTTGGGCTAAATACTTAGGCGTGAGTGCCGGCTCTTCTCAGGGATTATTGATTTTTGGTGCTTCACTATTTTCTCGAGAACTGGCAAAAGTCCTTAAATCTAAAAATGTAACTGTCACACTGGCAGATAATAACTGGGATAATATTCGGCTAGCTAGAATGGATAACCTACCGGTGTATTTTGGCAATCCAACCTCGGAGCATGCGAGTAACTTTCTTGATCTGACCGGAATAGGCCGCCTATTAGTCATGTCACCGTATCGTCAATTGAACCCATTAGTGAGCTTTCATTATCAAGATCTGCTAGGTTTTAAAAAAGTGTATGGTTTGAATAATAATGATGGGAATAGTGCAAGACATCAGCTCTCTGAGGTGTATTTAGAGCGTTTATGCTTATTTGGAGAGTCAGTATCCTATGCCAAGTTAGCCAGCTTAATGTCAAAAGGGGCACTGATAAAAAGCACGAGTATTACTGACAATTTTACATTCACCGATTTCATGACTCGCTACGGTGAATGTGCGATACCTTTGATCTATCTTCAAGCGGGTAAGGTCAATATTATCACAGGTGCTAGTGACAGTTTAGTGAGTGGCATTGAACTGATCAGCCTAATCCCCATAGAAGCTCAGTTACTTGCAAAAGAGCTTGATGAGGCATTAGTGACACAAGCGGCTGAAAAACTCCCGTGA
- a CDS encoding class I SAM-dependent methyltransferase, whose amino-acid sequence MIKIQVEKELAPWWPKVFGYHMLSLGPLSADLSMPGLLIGRQFSVFDDHDASLRAQYNALPVQNGVIDAVVMNMLLEFEPDPYKLLRETDRVLISGGYLFIIGFNPLSPAFIGKVLPSFQEKLPWSGRFFMPSRVKDWLGLLGYQVVADERVIHHHLLSEIAQESIWQHALKAWLPGTGSVYLIVARKLETPLTPIHEKQKVRQPNWTTAPTAGRTSINKSQNQHYKSLK is encoded by the coding sequence ATGATTAAAATTCAAGTTGAAAAAGAATTGGCACCCTGGTGGCCTAAAGTGTTTGGCTACCATATGTTAAGCTTGGGGCCACTCAGTGCAGACTTATCCATGCCAGGGTTACTCATTGGACGACAATTCTCTGTTTTCGACGATCATGATGCTTCCCTTAGAGCCCAATATAATGCGTTGCCGGTGCAAAATGGTGTCATCGATGCTGTTGTGATGAATATGCTACTCGAGTTTGAACCAGACCCTTACAAGTTACTCCGTGAAACAGATCGGGTTCTGATCTCTGGTGGCTACCTGTTTATTATAGGTTTCAATCCGTTAAGTCCTGCATTTATCGGTAAGGTCTTGCCTAGCTTTCAAGAAAAACTGCCATGGAGTGGTCGTTTTTTTATGCCATCGAGAGTGAAAGATTGGCTTGGTTTACTGGGCTACCAAGTGGTTGCCGATGAAAGAGTGATACATCATCATCTGTTAAGTGAAATAGCTCAAGAGAGTATTTGGCAACATGCATTAAAAGCCTGGTTACCTGGCACAGGCAGCGTATATCTGATAGTGGCTAGAAAGCTAGAAACACCTTTAACACCAATTCATGAGAAACAAAAAGTACGTCAACCCAATTGGACTACTGCGCCGACAGCCGGCAGGACCTCGATAAATAAAAGTCAAAATCAACATTACAAGAGCTTGAAATAA
- the rnhA gene encoding ribonuclease HI — protein sequence MLKPLSIFTDGSCLGNPGPGGYGVVMKYKSQVKEISDGFALTTNNRMELLAPIIALEALKVPCKIVLTSDSQYMRQGITQWIHGWKKRGWLTSNKEPVKNVDLWKRLDAATGTHEIEWKWVKGHAGHIENERCDVLARKAAEARPVQEDKGYPA from the coding sequence ATGCTGAAACCGCTCTCAATATTTACCGATGGCTCCTGTTTAGGTAATCCAGGTCCTGGCGGCTATGGCGTGGTGATGAAATATAAGTCACAGGTTAAAGAAATTTCTGATGGCTTCGCACTAACCACCAATAACAGAATGGAGTTACTCGCACCGATCATTGCATTAGAAGCACTTAAGGTACCTTGCAAAATAGTGTTAACCAGTGATAGCCAGTATATGCGTCAAGGGATCACCCAATGGATCCATGGCTGGAAGAAAAGAGGCTGGCTCACCTCGAATAAAGAGCCCGTCAAAAATGTCGACTTATGGAAACGTCTGGATGCTGCCACTGGCACACATGAAATAGAATGGAAATGGGTCAAAGGACACGCTGGACATATCGAGAATGAGCGTTGTGATGTATTAGCTAGAAAAGCTGCAGAAGCAAGGCCAGTACAAGAAGATAAAGGTTACCCTGCTTAA
- the fadE gene encoding acyl-CoA dehydrogenase FadE: MTIILWIIAFLFVLGTLAYLRVSLLTSSIITAVVMAIGSATEVVSALVWIIFLAIALPLNINSFRKNVLTKPLLKLYRGIMPEMSSTEKEAIEAGTTWWEADLFAGNPDWKKLHNYPVARLSADEQAFLDGPVEEVCKMLNQHQVSHQLGDLPAEIWQYLKDHGFFAMIIKKKYGGLEYSAYAQSRVLQKLAGLSSELASTVGVPNSLGPGELLQHYGTPAQQDHYLPRLAKGLEVPCFALTSPEAGSDAGAIPDFGIVCKGQWEGEEILGMKLTWNKRYITLAPVATVLGLAFKLKDPDQLLGDKKEFGITCALIPTDIEGVETGRRHFPLNCMFQNGPTKGNEVFVPLSFIIGGPEMAGQGWRMLVECLSVGRGITLPSNSAGGIKTAAIATGAYARIRRQFKLPIGKLEGIEEPMARIGGNAYLMDAVTSLTTTGIDLGEKPSVISAIVKFHLTDRMQKCVIDAMDIHGGKGVCLGPNNYLGRGYQAAPIAITVEGANILTRSMIIYGQGAIRCHPYVIAEMESAFDTDLDRGLSNFDSAIFGHIGFATSNLVRSFWLGLTSSRFSNAPYSDKTKRYYQHMNRFSANLALLSDLAMATLGGELKRKERISARLGDLLSQLYLTSATLKRYQDEGRQTEDLALVQWAVEDSLYKLQDSLDDLLNNFPMGLGIALRAVLFPFGRPIKRPSDVLDHKVAKIMQTPCASRERLGKGQFFTACEHNPVGVQEQTFKDILACEPLHDKICKAAGKKLPFIWLDKLAAQGKSLGVLTEEEVALLERTEVGRLKSINVDDFDPDELRAMTANKHSHEQAA, encoded by the coding sequence GTGACAATAATACTATGGATCATCGCGTTTCTTTTTGTGTTAGGCACCCTAGCCTACCTAAGAGTTTCGTTGCTCACATCAAGCATCATCACCGCTGTCGTTATGGCTATTGGTTCAGCAACCGAGGTAGTCAGTGCCCTTGTATGGATTATCTTCTTAGCTATTGCTCTACCTCTGAATATTAATTCATTCCGTAAAAATGTGCTCACTAAGCCATTACTCAAGCTCTACCGTGGGATCATGCCTGAGATGTCTTCCACAGAGAAAGAAGCCATTGAAGCGGGTACAACATGGTGGGAAGCCGACCTATTTGCAGGAAACCCTGATTGGAAAAAATTGCACAACTACCCCGTTGCCAGATTAAGTGCCGATGAGCAGGCCTTCTTAGATGGGCCTGTCGAAGAAGTCTGTAAAATGTTAAATCAACATCAGGTTTCTCACCAGCTTGGTGATCTACCAGCTGAAATTTGGCAATACTTAAAAGACCATGGCTTCTTTGCCATGATCATCAAGAAGAAATACGGTGGTCTTGAATACTCAGCCTATGCCCAATCACGCGTCTTGCAAAAATTAGCAGGCTTGAGCAGTGAACTGGCTTCGACTGTCGGCGTGCCAAACTCACTAGGCCCTGGTGAATTACTGCAACACTACGGTACTCCTGCTCAGCAAGATCATTATCTACCTAGGCTCGCCAAGGGATTAGAAGTGCCTTGCTTTGCATTAACGAGTCCAGAGGCTGGCAGTGATGCTGGCGCGATTCCTGACTTTGGTATTGTGTGTAAAGGCCAATGGGAAGGTGAAGAAATTTTGGGAATGAAACTCACCTGGAACAAACGTTATATAACTTTGGCTCCTGTCGCCACTGTACTTGGACTGGCATTTAAGCTTAAAGATCCCGATCAACTTTTGGGCGATAAAAAAGAATTTGGGATCACTTGTGCCCTCATTCCAACCGACATTGAAGGTGTTGAAACAGGTCGTCGCCATTTTCCACTTAACTGTATGTTTCAAAATGGTCCCACTAAAGGCAACGAAGTATTCGTTCCATTAAGCTTTATCATAGGTGGCCCTGAGATGGCTGGCCAAGGCTGGCGCATGCTGGTTGAATGTTTATCCGTTGGTCGAGGTATCACCTTACCGTCTAACTCTGCTGGCGGTATTAAAACTGCGGCGATAGCCACTGGTGCTTACGCACGAATTCGCCGCCAATTTAAACTGCCTATTGGTAAGCTTGAGGGTATCGAAGAACCAATGGCGCGTATCGGTGGTAATGCTTACCTAATGGATGCGGTTACCAGTTTAACCACGACAGGGATTGATCTGGGTGAAAAACCATCGGTTATCTCGGCAATCGTTAAATTTCACCTCACCGATAGAATGCAAAAATGTGTTATCGATGCCATGGATATCCACGGCGGTAAAGGTGTTTGTTTAGGCCCGAATAACTATTTAGGTCGTGGTTATCAAGCGGCCCCAATAGCGATTACCGTTGAAGGCGCTAACATTCTTACTCGTTCTATGATCATTTACGGCCAAGGTGCAATTCGTTGTCATCCTTATGTGATAGCTGAAATGGAGTCGGCTTTTGATACGGATTTGGATCGCGGTCTGAGTAACTTTGATTCAGCCATATTTGGCCATATCGGTTTCGCTACCAGTAACTTGGTGCGTAGCTTTTGGTTAGGCCTCACTTCGAGCCGATTCTCAAATGCTCCCTATTCAGACAAGACCAAACGTTACTATCAGCACATGAATCGCTTCAGCGCGAATCTAGCTTTACTTTCCGATTTAGCCATGGCGACATTAGGGGGTGAGCTTAAACGTAAAGAGCGTATATCTGCTCGTTTAGGTGATCTACTCAGTCAGCTTTACCTAACATCTGCCACGCTTAAACGCTACCAGGATGAAGGGCGTCAAACCGAAGACTTAGCACTTGTACAATGGGCAGTTGAAGACTCACTCTATAAACTTCAAGACTCTCTTGATGATCTGCTTAATAACTTCCCAATGGGACTAGGTATTGCCTTAAGAGCAGTATTATTTCCCTTCGGACGCCCAATTAAACGCCCAAGTGACGTGCTCGATCATAAAGTGGCTAAAATAATGCAAACGCCTTGTGCCAGCCGCGAACGTCTTGGAAAAGGACAATTCTTTACCGCATGTGAACATAACCCTGTGGGTGTTCAAGAGCAGACGTTTAAGGATATTCTTGCTTGTGAGCCTTTACATGACAAAATATGTAAAGCTGCGGGCAAAAAGCTACCTTTCATCTGGCTTGACAAGTTAGCAGCCCAAGGCAAGTCATTAGGCGTATTAACAGAAGAGGAAGTTGCACTGCTTGAGCGTACTGAAGTTGGACGACTTAAATCTATCAATGTTGATGATTTTGACCCCGATGAATTGCGCGCCATGACAGCCAATAAACACAGTCATGAGCAAGCGGCATAA